A stretch of DNA from Rhizobacter sp.:
GCGCTCGTCGCCCCGCTCGCCCCAGCCCACCCCGCTGAGCGCGTCATCGCTGCTGCAGCTGATGTGGCTGGCCTCCCCGGCCTTGCCGGTGGGCGGTTTCAGCTATTCCGAAGGGCTCGAATCGGCGGTCGAAGCCGGCCTGGTGACGAACGAAGCGCAGGCCGGCGACTGGCTGCTCGACCAACTCACCCTCTCGCTCGCCCGCGCCGACCTGGCCGTCGCCGGCAAGGCCTTCAAGGCGTGGCAGCGCGGCGACGACACCACCGTGGCCGAGCTGAACGCCTGGGTCACCACCACCCGCGAATCCGCCGAGATGCGGCTGCAGACCGAGCAGATGGGCCGCTCGCTCGTCGAGTGGGTGAAGAACCGCGGCGTGAGCGACGCGCGTGTCGCCACGCTGGCCGCGCTCTCGCCCGCGCCCACCTGGCCGTTGGCCTTCGCGCTCGCCGCCGCGCAGACCGGCGCACCGCTGCGCGAGGCCATGCTGAGCTTCTGCTTCGGCTGGGCCGAGAACATGATGCAGGCGGCCCTCAAGGCCGTGCCGCTCGGCCAGAGCGGCGGGCAGCGCGTGCTCGCCCGCTTGAGCGCCGCCATCCCCGGCGCAGTCGACCACGCCCTGGCCCTGGCCGACAGCGAGCGCCAGGCCTTCACTCCGATGCTGGCGATCCTGTCGGCGCAACACGAAACCCAGTACTCACGCCTCTTCCGATCATGAGCACCCTTCATTCCATTCCCGGCCGCACCAAGAAACTGCCTCCCCTGCGCGTGGGCGTGGGTGGGCCGGTGGGCTCGGGCAAGACGACGCTGGTCGAGATGCTGTGCAAGACCATGCGCGAGCAGTACGACCTCGTCGTCGTCACCAACGACATCTACACCAAGGAAGACCAGCGCCTGCTCACCGTGGCCGGTGCGCTGGAGGCCGACCGCATCATGGGTGTGGAAACCGGCGGCTGCCCGCACACCGCCATCCGCGAAGACGCGTCGATCAACCTCGAAGCGGTCGACCGCATGCTCGCGAAATATCCGAACGCCGACGTCGTCTTCATCGAGTCGGGGGGCGACAACCTCGCGGCCACCTTCAGCCCTGAACTTTCCGACCTGACCATCTACGTGATCGACGTGGCCGCCGGCGAGAAGATCCCGCGCAAGGGCGGCCCCGGCATCACCAAGAGCGACCTCTTCGTCATCAACAAGACCGACCTCGCGCCCTACGTCGGCGCCAACCTCGAGGTGATGGAAGCCGACACGAAGCGCATGCGGCCGAACAAGCCCTTCGTGATGAGCAACCTCAAGACGCAGGCCGGGCTGAAAGACGTGATCGCCTTCATCGAGACCAAGGGCATGCTGAAGGCTTGATCGCCATGCTGACGCTCTACACCGCCCCCGGCACCTGCGCGCTCGCCTCGCACATCGCGCTCGAACAGGCCGGTGCCGACTACCGCATCGAGCGTGTCGACTTCAAGAGCTCGCAGCAGCGCTCGCCCGAGTACCTGAAGCTCAACCCGCGCGGGCGCGTGCCGGCGCTCGTCACCGAGCACGGCGTGCTGACCGAGACGCCGGCCATCCTGCTGTACATCGCGCACCGCCACCCCGAAGCCCGGCTCGCGCCCTTCGACGACCCGTGGGCGCTCGCCCAGCTCAACGCCTTCTGCAGCTACCTCTGCTCGACGGTGCACGTGTCGCACGCCCATGGCCGCCGCGGTGCGCGCTGGGCCGACGACCCGGCCGCCTGGGAGGCGATGAAGGCCAAGGTGCCGCAGACGGTGGGCGATGGCTTCGCGATGATCGAGACCGAGTTCTTCAAGGGCCCGTGGGTGATGGGCGAGCGCTACACCATCGCCGACCCCTACCTCTACACGCTGGCCACCTGGATGGAAGGCGACGGCGTGGACCCGGCGCGCTTCCCGAAGGTGGCCGAGCACCGCAGCCGCATGGCCGCGCTGCCCGCGGTGCAGAGGGTGCTGGCGGCCGAGGCCTGATCGCTTCTCCTGGCCCGCCCCCCCTGAACGGGGTGGCCCATCGCGGGCTGCCCGATGGCTCCTCCGAGCGATGTTCGGTGGGGCCCCTCCCGGAACACTGGCGACATGCGGCCACCACGCCGCGCCAGATCCTCATACCGGGAGTCTCCATGACCTTCACTCGCCTCGGCCTGGCCCTTGCCATGGCCCTCACCCTTGCTCTGTCCGCCTGCGGCGGCGGGGGCTCCGACAGCGGCCCCAGCACGCCGACCACGCCCGCGAGCGGACAGCAGCTCACCGCCGTGGGCACCTCGGCCCACACGGTCAGCCTGGCCTGGACGCCACCGGCCACCGCCACCACCTACGCCGTGGAGCGCCGCACCGGCACGACAGGCCCCTACACCCGCATCGCGACGGTCGATGCTGCGAGCGGCGCCTATGTGGACGACGGCCTGACCCAGGGCACGACCTACAGCTACCGCCTCGTCAGCACCGACGCGGCGGCCAGCCCGCTCGCCGCCGGCAGCGCGACCACTGGTGACGACGCCGCGCTCATCACCGCCCCCGGCACCGCGCTCGGGGCCAGCACGCAGGCCACGCTCGGCAGCGCCGCCGCGAGCATCGCCTCACCCGACGGCCGCATCACGCTCGAGCTGCCTGCCGGCAGCGTGAGCACGGGCACGACGGTCGAGACCCAGGCCGTCAGCAACACTGCGCCCGATGGCCGAGGCGACGCGCTGCGCGTGCGCCTATCCGCCGTCCCGACTCAGAACGCCACCCTGCGCGTGCGTTACGACGAGGCCGACGCACCCCTCGCCGACGGCCTGCGCATCGCGGTGCAGCGCACCGACGGCAGCTGGCTCTCGCTGCCGCTCACGCAGATCGACAAGACCACGCGCACGCTGGTCGCGCCGCTGCCCATCGCGATGCTGGCGCCGTCATCCGCGCAGGCGCAGGCCACGCGCGCTCGGCCGCACGGCCCGGGCGACGTGAGCGTCGAGTTCACCGTGGTGCGCTACCTCGCCTTCCACCTCGCACCGCGCCAGGCCAGCGTGGCGGTGGGCGGCACGCTGCAGTTCGTGCCCTACGCCCGTGTGCGCGGCTACGAGGTCGAGATCGGCATCTGCGAGCCGATCAACGACGAGCAGCGCGCCTGCATCTACCAGCCGGTGCTCGAGACGCGCCAGCTGCCCTTCCTCAACACCAAGCCGGGCTACACGCGTGGGTGGTATGTGTTCCTCCAGCAAGGCGGCAGCGCCACCGACGGCACCATCGTGCCAAGCGGCGAGGTGGGCGCCACCTACACCGCACCGCAGGAGGTGCCCGACCCCGAAACCGTGGTCGTGAGCTTCCAGAGCACCCACCAGCGCACTGGCCGCACCGTGGTGCTGGCCTCGCCCGTGACGATCACCGACGACCGCTGGGTGGGCACGATCAGCGCGACCGACGGCCCGTCGATCGCGGGCACCACGGCCATCAACATCGCCCACATCACCTGGCGGCGCGACCTCACCGCCGGCAACGCCACCACGCAGGTCTACCGCGCCGAGGGCACCGTCGGCGTGACGGTGACCGACGACGACTGCACCGTGACCATCACGCCCTCGGTGCACGAGGTGTCGACCGACCGCAACTTCGTGTCGCTCGAGATCGACCGCGGCGTGACCCCGGCGCGCTACCGCCTGCGGCTCATCACCTTCTGGAACGGCAACACCTTTGCCGTATGTCCACGCGCCAGCTCATCGGTGGACGGCCTGCTCGGCTACGGCTGGGACGTGCAAGGCGTGCTGGGCGAGAGCAGCTTCAGCGGCCACACGACGCAGGAGACGGCGCGCATCGAGTGGTCGTTCCAGCGTTGACGCTCAACGCTTCGCGAGCTGGCGCAGGCGTGCCTGCAAGAGGCTCGCCGCCTGCTGCAGGCCGGTGACGAAGGCGTCGCGCAGCGGGCTCGCCGGCCGCAGCTGCGGCAGCACGAGCGTCACCGCGAAGGGAATCGAAAACGACAGCGGGCGCACCTGCAAGCCCGCGCCCGCCAGCTCCATTGCGGTGAGCGGGTTGACGATGGCCACGCCGAGGCCTTGCCGCACCAGCGCGCACACCGAGGCCGCGCTCGCGGTCTCGACGGCGAGGCGGCGCTGCACGCCTTCGCGCTCGAAGAGCGCATCGACCAGCTCGCGATACGGGTCGGCCGGCGCAAAGCTCACGAAAGGCTGGCCGGCGAAGTCTTTCGGCTTCAGCACACGGCGGGCGAGCAGCGGGTGGCTATCGGGCAGCACGCAGACCTCGTCGGCCTGCAGCAGTGTCGAGATCGACGTGGCGGCGGGCGCGTGGATGCGCTCGCACAGGCCGAGGTCGAAGCGCTGCTCGGTCAGCCACTCTTCGAGCAGCGGCGACTCCTGCGGCGTGATGGACACGCCCACCTGCGGATGGCCCGCCGCGAACTGCTGCACCGCCAGCGGCAGCAGCCCGTGCGCAAGCGCCGGCAGGCACGCGATGCTGAGCCGCCCCTGCGTGAACTCGCGCAGCGAGCGGGCCGCGGCGGCGATGCGCTCCAAGCCGAGGTAGGAGCGCTGCACCTCTTCCAGCAGCGCCAGCGCCCGCGCCGTGGGCCGCAAGCGGCCGCGCACGCGGTCGAAGAGGTTCATTTGCAGGATTTGCTCGAGCCGCGCCAGCTCGCGGCTCACGGTGGGCTGCGAGGTGTGCAGCGCCTGCGCGGCCTGGGTCACGTTGCCGGTGTTCATCACGGCGCGGAAGACCTCGATCTGGCGGTGGGTGAGCTTCATGGCGTCCTGCGGTAAAGGCCGGAGCATATCCATTCTGAATGGATGATCGACAAACAAATACTTTTCAGAATGCGCGGCCTGGCGCACGATGCGCCCCATGAACCCGTTTTCCACCCCCACCCTGCGCGAGATCGCGCGCACCCACGGCACGCCCTGCTGGGCCTATGACGCCGCCACCATCCGCCAGCGCATTGCCGCGCTGCGGTCGTTCGACACCATCCGCTTCGCGCAGAAGGCCAACTCCAACACGCACCTGCTGCGCCTGATGCGCGCCGAGGGCGTGAAGGTCGATGCGGTGTCGCTGGGCGAGATCGAGCGTGCGCTTGCGGCGGGCTACGTGGCCGGTGGCGACGAGATCGTCTTCACCGCCGACCTCTTCGACCGCGCCACGCTCGCGCGTGTCGTCGAACTGAAGGTGCCGGTGAATGCCGGCTCGATCGACATGCTTCACCAGCTGGGCGAGAGTTCGCCGGGGCACCGCGTGTGGCTGCGCATCAACCCCGGCTTCGGCCACGGCCACAGCAACAAGACCAACACCGGCGGCGAGCACAGCAAGCACGGCATCTGGCACACCGACCTGCCCAAGGCGCTCGCGGCCATCCGCCAGCATGGGCTCAAGCTCGTGGGCCTGCACATGCACATCGGCTCGGGCGTCGACTACTCGCACCTGGAGCAGGTGTGCCACGCGATGGTCGACCTGGTGGCGAAGATCGACATGCCCATCGAGGCCATCTCGGCCGGCGGCGGTCTGTCGATTCCCTACCGCGACGGCGACCCGCAGATCGACACCGCGCACTACTTCAGCCTGTGGGATGCGGCACGCCGCCAGATCGCGCAACAACAAGGCCACGCCATCCACCTGGAGCTGGAGCCGGGCCGCTATCTCGTCGCCGAATCTGGCGTGCTGATCGCCGAGGTGCGCGCCACCAAGCAGATGGGCCGCAACCAGTTCGTTCTGGTCGATGCCGGCTTCAACGAGCTGATGCGCCCGTCGATGTACGGCAGCTTCCACCGCATCGACGTGCTGCCCGCCGACGACAGCGCGCGCGCCGTGCAGCCCACGGTGGTGGCCGGGCCGCTGTGCGAGTCGGGCGACGTGTTCACGCAAGGTGAAGGCGGCGTGGTGCACACGCGTGAACTGCCGCGGGCAGCGGTGGGTGACCTGCTCGTGTTCCACGACGCCGGCGCCTACGGGGCGTCGATGTCATCCAACTACAACACGCGGCCGTTCATCCCTGAAGTGCTGGTCGACGCGGGCAAGATCCGCCTGATCCGCCTGATCCGCCGCCGCCAGACGGTGGCCGAGCTGCTGGCCCTCGAAGACACCGACAGCTGAACAGACAGCGAGCCCACGATGCGTTTGCCGATCACCGCCCTCACCTTGATCGCAGCGCTCGTGGGGTGTGGGGGCAAGTCGGAGACAGCGCCCGGGCCGCAGTGCTCGGGCTTCAGTTCAGGCACCGTGCCGACGCTGCAGACGAACCAGCTGCTCTTCGACTCCGACCGACACGACAACCGTCACGAGATCTACGTGATGCGTGCCGACGGCACCTGCGTCAGCCGACTCACGAACAACGCGCTGTACGAGAACTGGTGGCCACGCGCCTCGCCCGACCGCACCAAGATCCTCTTCTACCGTTCGCCGGCGGGCGACCCGGAGAACTACTTCAACGCGAGCCTGTGGGTGATGAATGCCGACGGCAGCGGCCAGACGCAGCTCATCGCCGACGGTGGCAACGGCTGGGCGGCGCACGGCCACGGCGAGTGGTCACCCGACGGCACCAGGATCGCGATGTTCGGCGCCCTCACCACCACGCGCGCCGAGATCTTCGTCACCGACGCGAATGGGCAGAACCCGGTGCAATACACCAACCGCAACGGTTGGAACACCGACGTGTCGTGGTCGCCGAACGGCACGACTCTGCTCTTCAACGGCTGCGCCAACCCGGCCGTGTGCGCCCCGGCGAACTACGAGCTTTTCTGGATGAACGCCGCACCGCTGGCCCCCGCCAATCAGATCACGTTCGACTCATTGGCCGACTACGACGCGTACTACTCACCCGACGGCACCAAGATCGCGTGGCTGGTCAACGTGAACCCAGCGGCCAACGGCGGCATTGGCCGTTGGGCGATCCGCATCGCCACCGTGGGCTCAGCCGCGAGCTACCTGATCGACGACGGCAACATCAACAGCAAACCGGCATGGAGCCTCGACAGCCAGACGATCTACTTCCACCGCATGGTGCCGGCCGAGGGATTGCGCTTCCGGGTGTTCAGCATCCGGCCCGATGGCACGGGCCTCACTGAACTCACGCCAGGCACGAGCACGGGCAACAGCGAGCACCCGTCGAACTGATCCCTCAGCGCAACGACGGCAGCCCGCGCATCGCCTTCACGGCACCTTCACCCACCGAGGCACCAAAGCGCTTGGCCAGCCGCTCGGCCACGTTTTCCTTCGGGGTGTAGTCGATGATCTCTTCGGCCTTCACCACCTCGCGCGCCACGTAGTCGAGGTTGCCGAGGTGATCGGCCAGTCCGAGCCTGACGGCTTCTTCGCCGTTCCAGAAGAGGCCGGAGAAGGTCTCGCCGTTCATCTTGAGCCGCTTGCCGCGGCCCTCTTTCACCACCTTGATGAACTGCTGGTGGATCTGGTCGATCATGGCCTGCGTGTAGGCGCGGTGCTTTTCCGACAGCGGCGTGAAGGGGTCGCCGATGCCCTTGTTTTCACCCGCGGTGATGAGGCGGCGCTCGACGCCGAGCTTCTCCATCGTGCCGGTGAAGCCGAAGCCGTCCATCAGCACGCCGATCGAGCCGACGATGCTGGCCTTGTCGGTGTAGATCTCGTCGGCAGCCACCGCGATGTAGTACGCCCCCGAGGCGCACTCTTCCTCGATCACCGCGTAGACCTTCTTCTTGTAGAGCGCCTTCAGGCGCTTGATCTCGTCGTTGACGATGCCGGCCTGCACCGGGCTGCCACCGGGCGAGTTGAAGCGCAGCACCACGGCCTGCGCGCCTTCGTCCTGGAAGGCGTTTTTCAAGGCGGCCACGAGCAGCTCAGCGCTGGCCTCGGTGTCGGCCGCGATCTCGCCGCGCACTTCGATCAGGGCGGTGTGCGGTGTGCTTGGCGCCGTGGTGCTGGTGCGGGCGCTCAGCGCGAGCCACACCACCAGCAGGAAGAAGATCAGCCACGACAGGCGGAAGAACACCCGCCACCGGCGCTCGGCGCGGCGGTCGGCGAGGTAGTCGCGCGCAAAAAGGGCGACCGTCTGCTCAAGCGCGCTGGGCGCGGGGGCTGGGGCGGGCGGCGGCACGGCCGCCGCAGAAGCAGACACAGAAGTGGCCGCAGCAGCGGCTTCAGCCGGCGTGGCGGCCGGCGGGAGGTTGTCTTCGGGATTCATGCGGGGGACTGCGGAGTCGGAACGGGACGGGTCTCGCGGGAAGGATACCAATACACCTCGCCGTCACGCTCGATGACCTTGAGCCGCGTCAACTTGCCGCGCCCGCACGGGCCGCCGACGCAGCGCCCGTCCTGCGGCGCGTAACTCGCCCCGTGGATCGAGCAGATGATGAACTCGCGATTGGCATCCAGGAACTCGCCGGGTTGCCAGTCGAGCTCGGTCGGCACGTGCAGGCAGCGGTTGAGGTAGGCCACCACCTGGCCGTCGTGGCGCAGCGCGAAGCCACGCAGCTTCTCGTGGAAGTGCATCACGTCGAAGAGCACAGCTTTGCCGCGCTCGGCCAGCTCGCTCGACGCGCACAGGCGCACGGCCGGCGCATCGGGCTCGAGCTCAGGCATGGCGGGCCAGCCAGTCATCGAGGTCGGCCACGGAATGCGCAATGTGCAGTGGCTTGTATTGGCCGAAGCTCTCCGGCGTGTGCGCGCCGTAGCTCACACCGACGCTCGCGGCCCCGGCGTTCATCGCCAGCTGCAGGTCGTGCGTGGTGTCGCCGATCATGAGCGTGCGCTCGGGGTCGACGCCGAACTCGCGCATCAGCTCCTGCAGCATCAGCGGGTTGGGCTTGGAGGCCGTTTCGTCGGCGGTGCGGGTGCCGTCGAACACACCATGAAGCTCGACGCTCGTAAGCGCTTCGTTGAGCCCCATGCGCGACTTGCCGGTGGCCACCGCGAGCCAGTGGTTGCGCGCCTTCAGCGCCTTGAGCATGTCGAGCGTTCCCTTGAAGAGCACGATCTCGTGCTGCTTGGCGAAGTAGTGGTGGCGGTAGCGCTGGCCGAGTTCGGGGTAGCGCTCGCGCGGCAGGCCGGGGGCGGCATGCTGGAGGGCGTCGATGAGGCCCATGCCAATCACGTAGCTCGCATCCTTGTCGCTCGGCACCTCCACGCCAAGGTCGGCACAGGCGGCCTGGATGGAGCGGGCGATGAGCGCCGTCGAGTCGAACAGCGTGCCGTCCCAGTCGAAGGCAATGAGGTCGAAACGGCGCGGTCGGGTCATGGGGTCTTGGCGGAAGGCAGTGCTTGGAGGAATGCCTCGCATTCTGCGGGCAAGGGGGCGAGGAGCTCGATCGCCTCGCCGCTGGCAGGGTGCTGGAAACGCAGCCGGCGCGCATGCAGGAACATGCGCTCGAAGCGGTGGCCCTTCACCGCCTCGCCTCTGGCCACGGCCTTGTTGAGGGCGAAGTCGCCGTATTTCTCGTCGCCGACGATCGGGTGGCCTTCGTGGGCCAGATGCACGCGGATCTGGTGGGTGCGGCCGGTCTTGATGGTCACGTCCAGCAGGGTGAAGCCGGTGTAGGCCTGGGCCACGCCCACGAGGGTGATGGAGCGGCGGCCTTCGTCGTGGTCGTCGTCCACCGTGCGCACCCGGCGCTCGCCTTCGGCGGTGAGGAACTTGTGCAGCGCCACGTCGATGACCTTGCGCTTGGCAGGCCACGCCCCGACCACGAGCGCGGCGTAGGTCTTGCCGGTTTCGCGGCCGCGGAACTGGTCTTGCAGCGCGACCAGCGCCGAGCGCTTCTTGGCGATGAGCAGGAGCCCTGAGGTTTCCTTGTCGAGCCGGTGCACGAGTTCGAGGAACTTGGCCGTCGGCCGCGCCTGCCGCAGCTGCTCGATCACACCCGAACTCACGCCGCTGCCGCCATGCACGGCCACCCCAGCCGGCTTGTTGACGGCGATGAGGTGCTCGTCTTCGAAGACGACCGGGAATTCACGCGCCGGCGCGGCCGGTGCCGCCTTCGGGTCGGCCATGCGCACCGGGGGCACACGCACCTTGTCACCGAGGGCCAGCTTGGTGTCGGCCGACGCCCGCCCTTTGTTGACCCGCACCTCCCCGGAGCGGATCACCCGGTAGACGTGGGTCTTGGGCACGCCCTTCAGCAGCTTCACGAGGAAGTTGTCGAGCCGCTGGCCTTCGGAGGCCTCGTCGATCTCGACCGTCTGCACCGCGGGTGGCGTGGCGGATGGCCTCGGACTTGCCGGTGTTTCCGCTTTGCCCCTTATAATGCGCTGCACCACGTTTCTGCTGTAAGTGATTGATTTTTCTGAGTTTACGCCGCGAGCGGCGCCCCACTCAGCCGATCACCCAGCACAACGCGGCCGGCCACGCGAAGAAGTTGTGGCCAAAAGGTGATGCAACGCACCCCGGCGTGCAGCAGGCCGAGTCCCCAAGTGACACGGCGGCAGTCAGCCCCGGTGCGGCAGAGAAACAAGAACGAACCCTCGCCAAAAGGTTTCCAGGCCAGAGACAAGCAACTTGCCGACGCGCACCGCGCCGGCCACACGTGCAAGGCTCTGGCCCGCGTCCAGTGATCAAAGCGGATGACGTGCCCCATCTCCCACCCCACGCTGCCCTTGCGCGAATGTCGCGCCGGCAGCGCCGTGGCCGGATGGCGCACCCCCCATGCCTCACGGCCCTGCCCTTTGCCCACTGCCACGCACGCGCCAACGCTGCCTGACGGGCCTCCGATCCTTCGCTGATCGGCCAACGTCACCGCAGTCCAGGGCGATTCCTTCCGGTTCATTCACGTTCCTCGTGCATCGATGAGTCGCCCCCGGGTCTTCCCGGCGGTGACGTGTT
This window harbors:
- a CDS encoding HAD-IA family hydrolase, which produces MTRPRRFDLIAFDWDGTLFDSTALIARSIQAACADLGVEVPSDKDASYVIGMGLIDALQHAAPGLPRERYPELGQRYRHHYFAKQHEIVLFKGTLDMLKALKARNHWLAVATGKSRMGLNEALTSVELHGVFDGTRTADETASKPNPLMLQELMREFGVDPERTLMIGDTTHDLQLAMNAGAASVGVSYGAHTPESFGQYKPLHIAHSVADLDDWLARHA
- the lysA gene encoding diaminopimelate decarboxylase, with product MNPFSTPTLREIARTHGTPCWAYDAATIRQRIAALRSFDTIRFAQKANSNTHLLRLMRAEGVKVDAVSLGEIERALAAGYVAGGDEIVFTADLFDRATLARVVELKVPVNAGSIDMLHQLGESSPGHRVWLRINPGFGHGHSNKTNTGGEHSKHGIWHTDLPKALAAIRQHGLKLVGLHMHIGSGVDYSHLEQVCHAMVDLVAKIDMPIEAISAGGGLSIPYRDGDPQIDTAHYFSLWDAARRQIAQQQGHAIHLELEPGRYLVAESGVLIAEVRATKQMGRNQFVLVDAGFNELMRPSMYGSFHRIDVLPADDSARAVQPTVVAGPLCESGDVFTQGEGGVVHTRELPRAAVGDLLVFHDAGAYGASMSSNYNTRPFIPEVLVDAGKIRLIRLIRRRQTVAELLALEDTDS
- a CDS encoding LysR family transcriptional regulator, which encodes MKLTHRQIEVFRAVMNTGNVTQAAQALHTSQPTVSRELARLEQILQMNLFDRVRGRLRPTARALALLEEVQRSYLGLERIAAAARSLREFTQGRLSIACLPALAHGLLPLAVQQFAAGHPQVGVSITPQESPLLEEWLTEQRFDLGLCERIHAPAATSISTLLQADEVCVLPDSHPLLARRVLKPKDFAGQPFVSFAPADPYRELVDALFEREGVQRRLAVETASAASVCALVRQGLGVAIVNPLTAMELAGAGLQVRPLSFSIPFAVTLVLPQLRPASPLRDAFVTGLQQAASLLQARLRQLAKR
- the ureG gene encoding urease accessory protein UreG codes for the protein MSTLHSIPGRTKKLPPLRVGVGGPVGSGKTTLVEMLCKTMREQYDLVVVTNDIYTKEDQRLLTVAGALEADRIMGVETGGCPHTAIREDASINLEAVDRMLAKYPNADVVFIESGGDNLAATFSPELSDLTIYVIDVAAGEKIPRKGGPGITKSDLFVINKTDLAPYVGANLEVMEADTKRMRPNKPFVMSNLKTQAGLKDVIAFIETKGMLKA
- a CDS encoding S49 family peptidase translates to MNPEDNLPPAATPAEAAAAATSVSASAAAVPPPAPAPAPSALEQTVALFARDYLADRRAERRWRVFFRLSWLIFFLLVVWLALSARTSTTAPSTPHTALIEVRGEIAADTEASAELLVAALKNAFQDEGAQAVVLRFNSPGGSPVQAGIVNDEIKRLKALYKKKVYAVIEEECASGAYYIAVAADEIYTDKASIVGSIGVLMDGFGFTGTMEKLGVERRLITAGENKGIGDPFTPLSEKHRAYTQAMIDQIHQQFIKVVKEGRGKRLKMNGETFSGLFWNGEEAVRLGLADHLGNLDYVAREVVKAEEIIDYTPKENVAERLAKRFGASVGEGAVKAMRGLPSLR
- a CDS encoding Rieske 2Fe-2S domain-containing protein gives rise to the protein MPELEPDAPAVRLCASSELAERGKAVLFDVMHFHEKLRGFALRHDGQVVAYLNRCLHVPTELDWQPGEFLDANREFIICSIHGASYAPQDGRCVGGPCGRGKLTRLKVIERDGEVYWYPSRETRPVPTPQSPA
- a CDS encoding glutathione S-transferase family protein — encoded protein: MAMLTLYTAPGTCALASHIALEQAGADYRIERVDFKSSQQRSPEYLKLNPRGRVPALVTEHGVLTETPAILLYIAHRHPEARLAPFDDPWALAQLNAFCSYLCSTVHVSHAHGRRGARWADDPAAWEAMKAKVPQTVGDGFAMIETEFFKGPWVMGERYTIADPYLYTLATWMEGDGVDPARFPKVAEHRSRMAALPAVQRVLAAEA
- a CDS encoding urease accessory protein UreF, which gives rise to MTTATSTAPAAGTTTDMRSSPRSPQPTPLSASSLLQLMWLASPALPVGGFSYSEGLESAVEAGLVTNEAQAGDWLLDQLTLSLARADLAVAGKAFKAWQRGDDTTVAELNAWVTTTRESAEMRLQTEQMGRSLVEWVKNRGVSDARVATLAALSPAPTWPLAFALAAAQTGAPLREAMLSFCFGWAENMMQAALKAVPLGQSGGQRVLARLSAAIPGAVDHALALADSERQAFTPMLAILSAQHETQYSRLFRS
- a CDS encoding fibronectin type III domain-containing protein, whose translation is MTFTRLGLALAMALTLALSACGGGGSDSGPSTPTTPASGQQLTAVGTSAHTVSLAWTPPATATTYAVERRTGTTGPYTRIATVDAASGAYVDDGLTQGTTYSYRLVSTDAAASPLAAGSATTGDDAALITAPGTALGASTQATLGSAAASIASPDGRITLELPAGSVSTGTTVETQAVSNTAPDGRGDALRVRLSAVPTQNATLRVRYDEADAPLADGLRIAVQRTDGSWLSLPLTQIDKTTRTLVAPLPIAMLAPSSAQAQATRARPHGPGDVSVEFTVVRYLAFHLAPRQASVAVGGTLQFVPYARVRGYEVEIGICEPINDEQRACIYQPVLETRQLPFLNTKPGYTRGWYVFLQQGGSATDGTIVPSGEVGATYTAPQEVPDPETVVVSFQSTHQRTGRTVVLASPVTITDDRWVGTISATDGPSIAGTTAINIAHITWRRDLTAGNATTQVYRAEGTVGVTVTDDDCTVTITPSVHEVSTDRNFVSLEIDRGVTPARYRLRLITFWNGNTFAVCPRASSSVDGLLGYGWDVQGVLGESSFSGHTTQETARIEWSFQR
- a CDS encoding RluA family pseudouridine synthase gives rise to the protein MQTVEIDEASEGQRLDNFLVKLLKGVPKTHVYRVIRSGEVRVNKGRASADTKLALGDKVRVPPVRMADPKAAPAAPAREFPVVFEDEHLIAVNKPAGVAVHGGSGVSSGVIEQLRQARPTAKFLELVHRLDKETSGLLLIAKKRSALVALQDQFRGRETGKTYAALVVGAWPAKRKVIDVALHKFLTAEGERRVRTVDDDHDEGRRSITLVGVAQAYTGFTLLDVTIKTGRTHQIRVHLAHEGHPIVGDEKYGDFALNKAVARGEAVKGHRFERMFLHARRLRFQHPASGEAIELLAPLPAECEAFLQALPSAKTP
- a CDS encoding PD40 domain-containing protein: MRLPITALTLIAALVGCGGKSETAPGPQCSGFSSGTVPTLQTNQLLFDSDRHDNRHEIYVMRADGTCVSRLTNNALYENWWPRASPDRTKILFYRSPAGDPENYFNASLWVMNADGSGQTQLIADGGNGWAAHGHGEWSPDGTRIAMFGALTTTRAEIFVTDANGQNPVQYTNRNGWNTDVSWSPNGTTLLFNGCANPAVCAPANYELFWMNAAPLAPANQITFDSLADYDAYYSPDGTKIAWLVNVNPAANGGIGRWAIRIATVGSAASYLIDDGNINSKPAWSLDSQTIYFHRMVPAEGLRFRVFSIRPDGTGLTELTPGTSTGNSEHPSN